A window of the Brassica napus cultivar Da-Ae chromosome A2, Da-Ae, whole genome shotgun sequence genome harbors these coding sequences:
- the LOC106395123 gene encoding MLP-like protein 34 — MAEAAPTEASSLVGKLETEVEIKASAGKFHHMFAGRPHHVSKASPGNIQGCDLHEGDWGKVGSIVYWNYVHDGEAKVAKERIEAVEPEKNLITFRVIEGDLMKEYKSFLLTIQVTPKHGGPGSIVHWHLEYEKISEEVAHPETLLQFCVEVSKEIDEHLLSEE; from the exons ATGGCTGAGGCGGCACCAACTGAGGCGTCTAGTTTGGTCGGAAAGCTTGAGACAGAAGTGGAGATCAAAGCTTCGGCTGGAAAGTTTCATCACATGTTTGCAGGCAGACCACATCATGTCTCCAAAGCATCTCCAGGTAACATTCAAGGTTGTGACCTGCATGAAGGGGACTGGGGCAAAGTCGGCTCTATCGTCTACTGGAACTACGTTCATG ACGGGGAGGCCAAGGTGGCAAAGGAGAGGATCGAGGCAGTGGAGCCGGAGAAGAACTTGATCACGTTCAGGGTTATAGAAGGTGATCTGATGAAAGAGTACAAAAGCTTCTTGCTCACGATCCAGGTGACCCCTAAGCATGGAGGGCCGGGGAGTATTGTGCACTGGCACCTTGAGTACGAGAAGATTAGCGAGGAGGTTGCTCATCCCGAGACTCTCCTCCAGTTCTGTGTTGAAGTCTCCAAAGAGATCGACGAACATCTCTTGTCTGAGGAATAG
- the LOC106410804 gene encoding uroporphyrinogen decarboxylase 1, chloroplastic-like, with translation MSFIFSGILTPIPAFGFLFDNEEVKGPVIQYLIRPEECLKKFHPIDLEKLQFIGDSLNILRQEVEEHAKLTAFKYSIHRGGQLTPEMWEPWIKERRYSDTPIVFYTKWKHGSSSADVIGLDWTVDMADGKRRLGSSVRDLRVHGNVDPSNLLSLIPALTEEIYRWIVYFVELKSSEDYWTYLHGIYSNLGHGVLVGTPEEALAHFFETARSLAY, from the exons ATGTCATTTATCTTCTCTGGCATCCTCACTCCTATACCTGCCTTCGGTTTCCTGTTTGACAATGAAGAAGTTAAAGGCCCTGTGATCCAGTATCTCATCAGACCTGAAGAATGTTTAAAGAAATTTCATCCAATTGATCTTGAGAAACTTCAGTTCATTGGAGACTCTCTCAACATTCTGAGACAAGAGGTCGAGGAACATGCTAAG CTCACTGCATTCAAATATTCGATTCATCGGGGTGGACAGTTGACTCCCGAGATGTGGGAGCCTTGGATCAAAGAG AGAAGATATTCAGACACGCCTATTGTTTTCTACACAAAATGGAAACATGGGTCTTCTTCAGCAGATGTTATTGGACTTGACTGGACTGTAGATATGGCTGATGGAAAGAGGCGACTGGGGAGCAGTGTTAGAGACTTAAGAGTCCATGGAAATGTTGATCCATCTAACCTATTATCTCTGATTCCTGCTTTAACTGAAGAGATTTATAGGTGGATAGTTTACTTTGTTGAGCTGAAG AGTAGTGAAGATTACTGGACCTATCTTCACGGCATATACTCAAACCTAGGACACGGTGTCTTGGTAGGGACGCCAGAGGAAGCCCTGGCTCATTTCTTTGAAACTGCGAGGAGCTTGGCTTACTAA